One region of Pan paniscus chromosome 5, NHGRI_mPanPan1-v2.0_pri, whole genome shotgun sequence genomic DNA includes:
- the EEF1A1 gene encoding elongation factor 1-alpha 1, with product MGKEKTHINIVVIGHVDSGKSTTTGHLIYKCGGIDKRTIEKFEKEAAEMGKGSFKYAWVLDKLKAERERGITIDISLWKFETSKYYVTIIDAPGHRDFIKNMITGTSQADCAVLIVAAGVGEFEAGISKNGQTREHALLAYTLGVKQLIVGVNKMDSTEPPYSQKRYEEIVKEVSTYIKKIGYNPDTVAFVPISGWNGDNMLEPSANMPWFKGWKVTRKDGNASGTTLLEALDCILPPTRPTDKPLRLPLQDVYKIGGIGTVPVGRVETGVLKPGMVVTFAPVNVTTEVKSVEMHHEALSEALPGDNVGFNVKNVSVKDVRRGNVAGDSKNDPPMEAAGFTAQVIILNHPGQISAGYAPVLDCHTAHIACKFAELKEKIDRRSGKKLEDGPKFLKSGDAAIVDMVPGKPMCVESFSDYPPLGRFAVRDMRQTVAVGVIKAVDKKAAGAGKVTKSAQKAQKAK from the exons atgggaaaggaaaagacTCATATCAACATTGTCGTCATTGGACACGTAGATTCGGGCAAGTCCACCACTACTGGCCATCTGATCTATAAATGCGGTGGCATCGACAAAAGAACCATTGAAAAATTTGAGAAGGAGGCTGCTGAG ATGGGAAAGGGCTCCTTCAAGTATGCCTGGGTCTTGGATAAACTGAAAGCTGAGCGTGAACGTGGTATCACCATTGATATCTCCTTgtggaaatttgagaccagcaagTACTATGTGACTATCATTGATGCCCCAGGACACAGAGACTTCATCAAAAACATGATTACAGGGACATCTCAG GCTGACTGTGCTGTCCTGATTGTTGCTGCTGGTGTTGGTGAATTTGAAGCTGGTATCTCCAAGAATGGGCAGACCCGAGAGCATGCCCTTCTGGCTTACACACTGGGTGTGAAACAACTAATTGTCGGTGTTAACAAAATGGATTCCACTGAGCCACCCTACAGCCAGAAGAGATATGAGGAAATTGTTAAGGAAGTCAGCACTTACATTAAGAAAATTGGCTACAACCCCGACACAGTAGCATTTGTGCCAATTTCTGGTTGGAATGGTGACAACATGCTGGAGCCAAGTGCTAAC ATGCCTTGGTTCAAGGGATGGAAAGTCACCCGTAAGGATGGCAATGCCAGTGGAACCACGCTGCTTGAGGCTCTGGACTGCATCCTACCACCAACTCGTCCAACTGACAAGCCCTTGCGCCTGCCTCTCCAGGATGTCTACAAAATTGGTG GTATTGGTACTGTTCCTGTTGGCCGAGTGGAGACTGGTGTTCTCAAACCCGGTATGgtggtcacctttgctccagtcaaCGTTACAACGGAAGTAAAATCTGTCGAAATGCACCATGAAGCTTTGAGTGAAGCTCTTCCTGGGGACAATGTGGGCTTCAATGTCAAGAATGTGTCTGTCAAGGATGTTCGTCGTGGCAACGTTGCTGGTGACAGCAAAAATGACCCACCAATGGAAGCAGCTGGCTTCACTGCTCAG GTGATTATCCTGAACCATCCAGGCCAAATAAGCGCCGGCTATGCCCCTGTATTGGATTGCCACACGGCTCACATTGCATGCAAGTTTGCTGAGCTGAAGGAAAAGATTGATCGCCGTTCTGGTAAAAAGCTGGAAGATGGCCCTAAATTCTTGAAGTCTGGTGATGCTGCCATTGTTGATATGGTTCCTGGCAAGCCCATGTGTGTTGAGAGCTTCTCAGACTATCCACCTTTGG gtcgCTTTGCTGTTCGTGATATGAGACAGACAGTTGCGGTGGGTGTCATCAAAGCAGTGGACAAGAAGGCTGCTGGAGCTGGCAAGGTCACCAAGTCTGCCCAGAAAGCTCAGAAGGCTAAATGA